DNA sequence from the Calidithermus timidus DSM 17022 genome:
GCTGACCTTCGCATCAATTTCGCAGGCATCAAGTCCCCCAATCCCTTCTGGCTGGCTTCAGCCCCGCCGACCAACTCGGGGGCGCAGATCCACAAGGCCTTCGAGGCGGGCTGGGGTGGGGCGGTCTGGAAGACCATCGGGGCGCCGGTGCTCAACGTGTCCAACCGCTATGGAGCCTGGCACTACGGCTCCCAGAAGATGCTCGCCATCAACAACGTCGAGCTGATCTCGGACCGCCCTTTAGAGGTCAACCTGCGGGAAATTCGCGACGTCAAGCGGCACTGGCCCGACCGCGCGGTGATTGTCTCGGCCATGGTGGAGTCGACGCCCGAAGCCTGGCGCGACATCGTGATGCGGATCGAGGACACCGGAGCCGATGGCATCGAGCTCAACTACGGCTGTCCGCACGGCATGAGCGAGCGCGGCATGGGCAGCGCGGTGGGCCAGGTGCCCGAGTATTGCAATCAGATCACGAGCTGGGTGACCTCGGTGGCGAAAATTCCGGTGATCGTCAAGCTCACCCCCAACATCACCAACATCTCCTACCCGGCCAAGGCTGCCGTGGCCGGAGGGGCGCAGGCCATCAGCCTGATCAACACCATCAACTCCATCGTCGCGGTGGATCTGGATACGCTCGAGATCACCCCCAACATCGGCGGCAAGGGTGGGCACGGGGGCTACGCCGGTCCCGCGGTCAAGCCCATCGCCCTGCACCTCTTGTCCCAGGTGGCCACCACGCCCGAAGTGGCGAGGAGCGGCATCCCCATCAGCGGCATGGGGGGTATCAGCACCTGGAAGGACGCGGCGGAGTTCTTGCTGCTGGGGGCCAGCAGCCTGCAAGTCTGCACCGCCGTCATGCACTACGGCTACCGCATCATCGAGGATCTGTGCGACGGGCTTTCCAACTGGATGGATTCCAAGGGCTTCAAGACGGTGGGTGAGGTCGTGGGCAAGAGCCTCTGGCGTATCTCCGACTTCAAGGACTTCGACCTTTCCTTCCGCGCCGTCGCCCGCATCGACCCCGAGAAGTGCATCAAGTGCAACCTCTGCTACGTGGCTTGCAACGACACCGCCCACCAGTGCATCGACCTCATCGACGCCAGCGGGAACGTGGTGCAGCCTTACCGCTACGACGTGCGCTCGAACGGCAAGCGCGAGGCCGTCTCTACCCGTCCGCAACCCGTGGTGCGCGAGGAGGACTGCGTGGGCTGCCGGTTGTGCCACAACGTTTGCCCGGTAGAGGGTTGCATCGAGATGGTCGAGGTGCCCTCGGGGCGCGCGAGCATTACCTGGGACCAGCTCACCCGGGAGCGGCCCGAAGTAGGTACGGATTGGGAAGCTATGGAGCGTTATCGCAAGGAAGTGGGAATCGAGATTCACTAAAGGGGGTAAATCGTGCCCTTGCTCATCAAAAACGGCGAGATCGTCACCGCAGACTCCCGCTACAAAGCCGATATCTATGTGGAGGACGAGACCATTACCCGCATCGGGCAAGGCCTCGAGGCCCCGCCCGGCACCGAGGTCATCGACGCGACGGGCAAGTACGTTTTTCCCGGTTTCATCGATCCCCACGTCCACATCTACCTGCCCTTCATGGCGACCTTTGCCAAGGACACCCACGAGACCGGCAGCATCGCTGCGCTCATCGGGGGTACGACCACTTACATCGAGATGTGCTGCCCTAACCGCAATGACGACGCGCTCGAGGGTTACCACCTGTGGAAGAGCAAGGCCGAGGGGAACAGCGCTTGCGACTACACCTTCCACATGTCGGTGACCAAGTTCGACGACAAAACCGAGGGGCAGCTGCGCGAGATCGTGGCCGATGGAATCAACTCCTTCAAGATCTTCCTGTCGTACAAGAACTTCTTCGGTGTGGACGATGGGGAGATGTACCAGACCATGAGGCTGGCGAAGGAGTTGGGCGTCATCGTCACGGCGCACTGCGAGAACGCCGAGCTGGTGGGGCGCTTACAGCAAAAGCTCTTGTCCGAGGGCAAGACCGGCCCCGAATGGCACGAGCCCAGCCGCCCCGAGTCGGTGGAAGCCGAGGGGACCAACCGTTTCGCCACCTTCCTCGAGGCCACCGGGGCCACCGGCTACGTGGTGCACCTCTCCTGCAAGCCCGCGCTCGAGGCGGCTTTGAGCGCCAAGGCCCGGGGGGTGCCCCTCTACATCGAGTCGGTGATCCCCCACTTCCTCTTGGACAAGACCTACGCCGAGCGGGGCGGGGTGGAGGCCATGAAGTACATCATGTCGCCGCCCCTGCGCGAAAAGCGCAACCAGAAGGCCTTGTGGGACGCGTTGGCCCAGGGCTTCATCGACACCGTGGGCACCGACCACTGCCCCTTCGATACCGAGCAGAAGCTGTTGGGTAAAGACGCCTTCACCGCCATCCCCAACGGTATCCCCGCCATCGAGGACCGGGTGAACCTGCTCTACACCTACGGGGTGAGCCGGGGCCACCTCGACCTCCACCGCTTCGTGGACGCGGCCAGCACCAAGGCCGCCAAGCTCTTCGGGCTCTTCCCGCGCAAGGGCACCATCGCGGTGGGCTCCGACGCCGACCTGGTGGTCTACGACCCCAGCTACCGGGGGATCATCTCGGCCAAGACCCAGCACGTCAACAACGATTACAACGGCTTCGAGGGCTTCGAGATCGATGGGCGGCCCAGCGTGGTGACCGTGCGGGGCAAGGTGCAGGTGCGCGAGGGCCAATTCGTGGGCGAGAAGGGGCGCGGCAAGCTGTTGCGGCGCGAGCCGATGTACTTCTGAGGTGCTTGTGACCCAATCCCAGCCCAACCCCCACCTAACCCCCAGCGCCGCCAGCTTGGTGTCGGTGAAGGACGTCTCGATGGTGTTCCCCACCGGCACCGTGGCCCTGCAGAACGCGAGCCTCGAGATCGCCGCGGGCGAGTTCATCTCGCTCATCGGGCCCTCCGGTTGCGGCAAGACCACGCTCCTTCGGCTTCTGGCCGACCTGATCCAGCCCACCTCTGGGAGCATTCGCATCGGCGGCAAGACCCCGGAGGAGGCGCGCAAAGCCCGAGCCTACGGCTACGTCTTCCAGGCCCCCACCCTCATGGAGTGGCGCACCGTGCTGCAGAACGTGATGCTGCCGCTGGAGGTGATGGGCGTGCCCAAGGCCGAGCACAGGCCCCGCGCCGAGCGCATGCTGGCGCTGGTGGGGCTGGAGAAGTTCGCCCGCCACTACCCCTGGCAGCTCTCGGGCGGCATGCAGCAGCGGGTGAGCATCGCCCGTGCGCTGGCCTTCGACCCGCAGCTTTTGTTCATGGACGAGCCCTTCGGCGCGCTCGACGAGATCACGCGGGAGAACCTCAACCTCGAGCTCTTGCGGCTGTGGCGCGAGACCGGCAAGACCGTCATCTTCGTCACCCACTCCATCCCCGAGGCGGTGTTCCTCTCCACGCGCATCGTGGTCATGACCCCGCGCCCCGGCAAGATCGAGACCGTGATCCCGGTGGACTTACCCCAACCGCGCAACTTCGAGACCCGCGAGACCACCCGCTTCTTCGAGATCGCCACCCAGGTGCGCGAGGCCCTGCGCAAGGGGCACGGCTTCGAGGTGCAGGAGTAGGCATGGACCTCGTCATCAAGGACGCACGCCTCACCGGCCGCGAGGGTCTGGTGGACATCGGCCTCGAGGGCGGGCACATCGCCGCCATCGAACCGGGGCTGCGCGGGGGGGAGGAGATCTCGGCGGAGGGCAACCTGGTGAGCCCCAGTTTCTACGAGATCCACATCCACCTCGACGCCATCCTCACCGAGGGCGATCCCCGGCCCAACCGCTCGGGCTCGCTGTGGGAGGGCATCGCCATCTGGGCCGAGCGGGTCAAGCGGCTCAGCCGCGAGGACGTGCGCGCGCGGGTGCTCAAGGCGCTGCCCTGGTTCGTGGCCCACGGCGTCACCCACATCCGCACCCACGTCGACGTGTGCGACCCCAGCCTCACCGCGCTCAAGGCCCTGCTCGAGATCAAGGCCGAGGTGGCCGGGCTCATCGACATCCAGATCGTGGCCTTCCCGCAGTTGGGGATGTTCTCCTTCGAGGGCGGCGACGCGCTGGTGCGGCAGGCTCTCGAGCTCGGCGCCGAGGTGATCGGGGGGATCCCGCACTACGAGATCACCCGCGAGTACGGCGTGCAGAGCGTGAAGTTCGCGCTCTCGCTCGCCCACGAGACCGGCCTGCCCGTCGACATCCACTGCGACGAGACCGACGACGACCACTCCCGCTTCCTCGAGACCATGGCGGCCGAGACGCTGCGCCTGAGGTTGTCGGGCCGGGTGGCGGCCTCGCACACCACCGCCATGCACTCCTACAACAACGCCTACGCCGACAAGATCATCGGCAACGTGCGGCGGGCCGGGCTGCACGTCATCTGCAACCCGCCCGACAACGCCGTGCTGCAGGGGAGATTCGACCACTACCCCATCCGGCGCGGCCTCACGCGGGTCAAGGAACTGCTGGCCGCCGGGGTCAACGTGGCCGCCGGGCACGACTCGGTGATGGACCCCTGGTACCCCATGGGCAAGGGCGACCCCCTGCACACCGCCTTCGTGCTGCTGCACCTGGGGTTGATGTCAGGTCAAGAAGATCGGGCGCAGCTCTTCCCCATGCTCACCTCTCGTCCCGCCGCCATCTGGCACAACCGGCTGGTGCGGGGCGGCGAGGGCCTGGAGGGGCACGCCGTCGCGGTGGGCAACCCCGCCGACTTGGTGGTCTGGCCGGTCCCCACCGAGGACGACGCCATCCGCACCCTGCCCATGCGCCGCTACGTGCTCAAGCGCGGCCGGGTGGTGGCCGAGACCCGGCCCGAGGTCTCCTATGTGCAGGGCGAGGCGGTCCGGTTCCTGAGGTGAGGCATGGCCAGGGCCACCCATCCCCCCCGCAACGCTCCTTCTGTGTGGAAGAACGAGGGCGTGCGCTGGCTGGTCTTCGCCGTGGTGACCCTGAGCCTGTGGGAAGTAGGGGCGCGGCTGTACA
Encoded proteins:
- the preA gene encoding NAD-dependent dihydropyrimidine dehydrogenase subunit PreA, encoding MADLRINFAGIKSPNPFWLASAPPTNSGAQIHKAFEAGWGGAVWKTIGAPVLNVSNRYGAWHYGSQKMLAINNVELISDRPLEVNLREIRDVKRHWPDRAVIVSAMVESTPEAWRDIVMRIEDTGADGIELNYGCPHGMSERGMGSAVGQVPEYCNQITSWVTSVAKIPVIVKLTPNITNISYPAKAAVAGGAQAISLINTINSIVAVDLDTLEITPNIGGKGGHGGYAGPAVKPIALHLLSQVATTPEVARSGIPISGMGGISTWKDAAEFLLLGASSLQVCTAVMHYGYRIIEDLCDGLSNWMDSKGFKTVGEVVGKSLWRISDFKDFDLSFRAVARIDPEKCIKCNLCYVACNDTAHQCIDLIDASGNVVQPYRYDVRSNGKREAVSTRPQPVVREEDCVGCRLCHNVCPVEGCIEMVEVPSGRASITWDQLTRERPEVGTDWEAMERYRKEVGIEIH
- a CDS encoding ABC transporter ATP-binding protein, translated to MTQSQPNPHLTPSAASLVSVKDVSMVFPTGTVALQNASLEIAAGEFISLIGPSGCGKTTLLRLLADLIQPTSGSIRIGGKTPEEARKARAYGYVFQAPTLMEWRTVLQNVMLPLEVMGVPKAEHRPRAERMLALVGLEKFARHYPWQLSGGMQQRVSIARALAFDPQLLFMDEPFGALDEITRENLNLELLRLWRETGKTVIFVTHSIPEAVFLSTRIVVMTPRPGKIETVIPVDLPQPRNFETRETTRFFEIATQVREALRKGHGFEVQE
- a CDS encoding cytosine deaminase, whose product is MDLVIKDARLTGREGLVDIGLEGGHIAAIEPGLRGGEEISAEGNLVSPSFYEIHIHLDAILTEGDPRPNRSGSLWEGIAIWAERVKRLSREDVRARVLKALPWFVAHGVTHIRTHVDVCDPSLTALKALLEIKAEVAGLIDIQIVAFPQLGMFSFEGGDALVRQALELGAEVIGGIPHYEITREYGVQSVKFALSLAHETGLPVDIHCDETDDDHSRFLETMAAETLRLRLSGRVAASHTTAMHSYNNAYADKIIGNVRRAGLHVICNPPDNAVLQGRFDHYPIRRGLTRVKELLAAGVNVAAGHDSVMDPWYPMGKGDPLHTAFVLLHLGLMSGQEDRAQLFPMLTSRPAAIWHNRLVRGGEGLEGHAVAVGNPADLVVWPVPTEDDAIRTLPMRRYVLKRGRVVAETRPEVSYVQGEAVRFLR
- the hydA gene encoding dihydropyrimidinase; this encodes MPLLIKNGEIVTADSRYKADIYVEDETITRIGQGLEAPPGTEVIDATGKYVFPGFIDPHVHIYLPFMATFAKDTHETGSIAALIGGTTTYIEMCCPNRNDDALEGYHLWKSKAEGNSACDYTFHMSVTKFDDKTEGQLREIVADGINSFKIFLSYKNFFGVDDGEMYQTMRLAKELGVIVTAHCENAELVGRLQQKLLSEGKTGPEWHEPSRPESVEAEGTNRFATFLEATGATGYVVHLSCKPALEAALSAKARGVPLYIESVIPHFLLDKTYAERGGVEAMKYIMSPPLREKRNQKALWDALAQGFIDTVGTDHCPFDTEQKLLGKDAFTAIPNGIPAIEDRVNLLYTYGVSRGHLDLHRFVDAASTKAAKLFGLFPRKGTIAVGSDADLVVYDPSYRGIISAKTQHVNNDYNGFEGFEIDGRPSVVTVRGKVQVREGQFVGEKGRGKLLRREPMYF